In one window of Zhihengliuella sp. ISTPL4 DNA:
- a CDS encoding HNH endonuclease: protein MRTLVLNAGYEPLAIVSFKRALVLVMNDKATVIERVEDDPVWGTHGVYDRPAVIILSRYVRVPTSRRVPVTRRGVLRRDGHRCGYCGKAAATIDHVLPRSRGGADSWENLVACCLRCNNLKSNRTPQEMRWQLRFTPRPPHGTAWTVRGVERSDPRWEPYLALAA from the coding sequence ATGCGCACACTGGTCCTGAACGCCGGATACGAGCCCTTGGCCATCGTGTCCTTCAAGAGAGCCCTCGTCCTGGTGATGAACGACAAGGCGACGGTCATCGAGAGAGTCGAGGACGACCCCGTCTGGGGTACCCACGGCGTCTACGATCGACCGGCGGTGATCATCCTCTCCCGCTATGTGCGCGTGCCCACGAGCCGACGTGTGCCGGTGACCCGCCGCGGTGTCCTCCGGCGGGACGGCCACCGGTGCGGCTACTGCGGCAAGGCCGCCGCGACGATCGACCACGTCCTCCCGCGCTCCCGTGGGGGAGCGGACTCCTGGGAAAACCTCGTCGCGTGCTGCCTGCGCTGCAACAATCTGAAGAGCAACCGCACCCCGCAGGAGATGCGCTGGCAGCTGCGGTTCACTCCGCGCCCGCCGCACGGGACGGCGTGGACGGTGCGCGGAGTGGAGCGCAGCGACCCCCGCTGGGAGCCGTACCTCGCCCTCGCCGCCTGA
- a CDS encoding MMPL family transporter, which produces MSRPAPAPTPPTRERTRRHSWLRVFLPVALILVWLAGASFGGPLFGKVDEVSSNDQTTYLPESADATTVQQLLGEFTDSDAIPAIAVFTSEEELTPSELEAISDAVADAPDVEGVADDVSPALPSEDGRAVQAFIPIDGDAELSEATAALGDELRAAVPDGITVYITGPAGFTADLAAGFAGIDGLLLGVALLAVLVILVLVYRSFLLPLVVLSTSLFALCVALLVVWWLAKWEILLLSGQTQGILFILVIGAATDYALLFVARFREELRVAQDKGVALLAAWKGSVEPIVASGGTVIAGLLCLLLSDLKSNSTLGPVAAIGIVFAMLSALTLLPALLLLFGRAAFWPRRPRFEPEAVAEEHGMRTTGLWARLSGLIKKHPRVIWIATTLVLLAGAAGVTQLDAQGVPQSDLVLGASEARDGQVALGEHFPGGSGSPVSVIVDEDRMQEAADVLLASDGIDGVTVTAADSPSGSAPVTEDGITAVGPPGTPAPEPTTVDGQVLLQGTLTDAADSAAAASTVRELRGELDDIGAVVGGVTATSIDTNDASIHDRNLIIPVILVVIMIILMLLLRSILAPVLLVLTTVLSFGTAMGVSALVFNGIFDFPGADPAVPLYGFVFLVALGIDYNIFLMTRVREESKQHGTREGILRGLSITGGVITSAGLVLAATFAALSVIPILFLVQLAFIVAFGVLLDTFVVRSLLVPALTYDIGKAIWWPSKLWRSGKP; this is translated from the coding sequence ATGTCCCGCCCCGCCCCCGCACCGACGCCGCCGACCCGCGAGCGCACCCGACGCCACTCCTGGCTGCGGGTGTTCCTGCCCGTCGCCCTCATCCTGGTGTGGCTGGCCGGGGCTTCCTTCGGCGGTCCGCTGTTCGGCAAGGTCGACGAGGTCTCGTCCAACGATCAGACGACGTACCTGCCGGAGTCCGCGGACGCCACGACCGTGCAGCAGCTCCTCGGCGAGTTCACCGACAGCGACGCCATCCCGGCGATCGCGGTGTTCACCTCGGAGGAGGAGCTGACGCCGTCCGAGCTCGAAGCGATCTCCGACGCGGTGGCCGACGCGCCGGACGTGGAGGGCGTCGCGGACGACGTCTCCCCGGCGCTGCCGTCCGAGGACGGCCGCGCCGTGCAGGCCTTCATCCCGATCGACGGCGACGCGGAGCTCAGCGAGGCCACGGCCGCGCTCGGTGACGAGCTGCGCGCCGCGGTGCCGGACGGCATCACGGTCTACATCACGGGACCGGCGGGCTTCACCGCCGACCTCGCCGCCGGCTTCGCTGGCATCGACGGCCTGCTCCTCGGCGTCGCCCTGCTGGCGGTGCTCGTGATCCTCGTGCTCGTCTACCGATCGTTCCTCCTGCCGCTCGTCGTGCTCTCCACGAGCCTGTTCGCGCTGTGCGTGGCGCTCCTCGTCGTCTGGTGGCTGGCGAAGTGGGAGATCCTCCTGCTCAGCGGGCAGACCCAGGGCATCCTCTTCATCCTCGTGATCGGCGCGGCCACGGACTACGCGCTGCTCTTCGTCGCGCGCTTCCGGGAGGAGTTGCGCGTCGCACAGGACAAGGGCGTCGCCCTCCTGGCCGCGTGGAAGGGGTCCGTCGAGCCGATCGTCGCCTCCGGCGGCACGGTGATCGCCGGACTCCTGTGCCTGCTGCTCAGCGACCTGAAGTCGAACAGCACCCTGGGGCCGGTCGCCGCGATCGGCATCGTGTTCGCCATGCTCTCCGCGCTCACTCTCCTGCCGGCGCTGCTGCTCCTGTTCGGACGGGCGGCCTTCTGGCCCCGCCGCCCCCGCTTCGAGCCGGAGGCCGTGGCCGAGGAGCACGGCATGCGCACCACGGGCCTGTGGGCCCGCCTCTCCGGCCTCATCAAGAAGCACCCCCGCGTCATCTGGATCGCGACCACCCTCGTGCTCCTCGCGGGAGCCGCGGGTGTCACGCAGCTGGACGCCCAGGGCGTTCCGCAGTCCGACCTCGTGCTCGGCGCCTCGGAGGCGCGTGACGGTCAGGTCGCGCTCGGCGAGCACTTCCCCGGCGGCTCGGGCAGCCCCGTCTCCGTGATCGTGGACGAGGACCGGATGCAGGAGGCCGCCGACGTGCTCCTCGCGAGCGACGGGATCGACGGCGTGACCGTCACCGCCGCCGACTCGCCGAGCGGGTCCGCGCCGGTCACCGAGGACGGCATCACCGCCGTGGGTCCCCCCGGCACCCCCGCGCCCGAGCCCACGACGGTCGACGGCCAGGTGCTCCTGCAGGGGACGCTGACGGATGCCGCGGACTCCGCCGCTGCGGCCTCCACCGTGCGCGAGCTGCGCGGAGAACTCGACGACATCGGGGCGGTGGTGGGCGGGGTGACGGCCACCTCGATCGACACGAACGACGCATCCATCCACGACCGCAACCTCATCATCCCGGTGATCCTCGTCGTGATCATGATCATCCTGATGCTGCTGCTGCGCTCGATCCTGGCACCGGTGCTGCTGGTCCTCACCACGGTGCTGTCCTTCGGCACGGCCATGGGTGTCTCGGCGCTCGTGTTCAACGGCATCTTCGACTTCCCCGGCGCCGACCCCGCCGTCCCGCTCTATGGGTTCGTGTTCCTCGTGGCCCTCGGCATCGACTACAACATCTTCCTCATGACCCGGGTGCGGGAGGAGTCGAAGCAGCACGGCACGAGGGAGGGCATCCTCCGCGGGCTGTCCATCACGGGTGGCGTCATCACCTCGGCCGGTCTGGTGCTGGCGGCGACGTTCGCTGCGCTGTCGGTGATCCCGATCCTGTTCCTCGTGCAGCTCGCGTTCATCGTCGCCTTCGGCGTACTGCTGGACACCTTCGTGGTGCGCTCGCTGCTCGTCCCGGCGCTGACGTACGACATCGGCAAAGCCATCTGGTGGCCGTCGAAGCTGTGGCGGAGCGGCAAGCCCTGA
- a CDS encoding prenyltransferase produces the protein MTGQTSHRAGGLGRDIAQIVLSSRPISWINTAFPFAAAYLLSTREIDATFVIGTLYFLVPYNLAMYGINDVFDYASDLANPRKGGIEGALLSPRIHRATLWAAAVTNVPFLVYLFAVGTPASWLWLAVSVFAVLAYSAPVLRFKERPFLDSVTSSTHFVSPALVGLTLAGAPVTTTSVLVLGAFFLWGMAAHAFGAVQDIGPDREGGISSIATVIGARATVRLSLALWTVAGVAMLLTPWPGPLAAVLALPYIVNAAPWWNVTDETSARTNRAWRRFIALNYIAGFLATMILILAWVS, from the coding sequence ATGACCGGCCAGACGTCGCACCGTGCCGGCGGTCTCGGCCGCGACATCGCCCAGATCGTCCTCTCCTCCCGCCCCATCAGCTGGATCAACACGGCGTTCCCGTTCGCCGCCGCGTACCTGCTGAGCACGAGAGAGATCGACGCGACGTTCGTGATCGGCACCCTCTACTTCCTCGTGCCGTACAACCTCGCGATGTACGGCATCAACGACGTCTTCGACTACGCCTCCGACCTGGCGAATCCGCGCAAGGGCGGCATCGAGGGGGCACTGCTGTCCCCGCGCATCCATCGCGCGACCCTGTGGGCGGCGGCCGTCACCAACGTGCCGTTCCTCGTCTACCTCTTCGCCGTCGGGACCCCGGCGTCGTGGCTGTGGCTCGCCGTCAGCGTCTTCGCGGTCCTCGCGTACTCGGCACCGGTGCTGCGCTTCAAGGAACGGCCGTTCCTGGACTCCGTGACCTCCAGCACCCACTTCGTGAGTCCGGCCCTCGTCGGCCTCACCCTCGCCGGCGCGCCGGTCACCACGACCAGCGTGCTCGTGCTCGGCGCCTTCTTCCTGTGGGGCATGGCCGCCCACGCGTTCGGCGCCGTCCAGGACATCGGCCCCGATCGCGAGGGCGGGATCTCGTCCATCGCGACCGTGATCGGCGCCAGGGCGACCGTCCGACTCTCCCTCGCGCTGTGGACGGTGGCCGGCGTCGCGATGCTGCTGACCCCCTGGCCCGGCCCGCTCGCCGCCGTCCTGGCCCTGCCCTACATCGTCAACGCCGCGCCGTGGTGGAACGTCACCGACGAGACCTCGGCCCGCACGAACCGCGCCTGGCGCCGGTTCATCGCGCTGAACTACATCGCCGGTTTCCTCGCCACGATGATCCTCATCCTCGCCTGGGTCTCCTGA